A DNA window from Aspergillus nidulans FGSC A4 chromosome I contains the following coding sequences:
- a CDS encoding DUF4050 domain-containing protein (transcript_id=CADANIAT00006728): MSSESRDEAIREAKRYVRDVVQNDWSFEFSAKPGAPPPKYPANPEPTEVLEWRLREYDSSGSELEPQFSPIGSPERVDVGDAFDASSPQSAGSQQRRRKRRRQMEEEMSWNEGLRTWLERRDAWSGALSREQVRMWEQKHRSMSTKDAESGDKGGNAATALDTDAQSIPASTTSRPFAIPATGPATGESPNLASRTEALNIADNQTTPLQAQQAQDQSSDIQPPIPNDNAGKLEITTDAIPEIPVLPQSLTSATAVPTAEPPSTTTTTSSTPSTQDHFYDPLIPVVPSMIATSNPIRASITPAMYPSIYSKVVIQGLTPTVPINLADMTKAMVQGWKADGQWPPKPQNLVLANDAIVRPSNASATKHPDTPAIPASASGDKNRPSSPESKRKSGIASTVRKVLHFSGFQHHPFHRRGSSSQNISHQEDPAEAGVGAAEGSSVGANVEQGDK, encoded by the coding sequence ATGTCTTCCGAATCCCGAGATGAGGCAATCCGTGAAGCAAAGCGCTACGTCCGCGACGTAGTCCAGAATGACTGGTCTTTCGAGTTTTCTGCAAAGCCCGGTGCCCCGCCGCCAAAGTACCCTGCGAACCCAGAGCCCACGGAAGTACTGGAATGGCGACTCCGCGAATACGACAGCTCGGGATCGGAACTCGAGCCGCAATTTTCGCCCATCGGCAGTCCGGAGCGCGTGGACGTTGGCGATGCTTTTGATGCTTCTTCACCCCAGTCTGCGGGGTCACAACAGCGTCGGCGCAAAAGGCGCaggcagatggaggaggagatgagcTGGAATGAAGGGTTGCGTACGTGGTTGGAGAGACGGGATGCATGGTCGGGAGCCTTGTCTAGAGAGCAGGTCAGGATGTGGGAGCAGAAACACCGGTCAATGTCCACGAAAGACGCGGAGTCTGGGGATAAGGGTGGTAACGCCGCTACGGCGTTGGATACAGACGCCCAGAGCATTCCGGCGTCTACAACATCTCGTCCGTTTGCTATCCCGGCTACGGGGCCTGCGACTGGGGAGTCGCCGAACCTCGCATCGAGGACAGAGGCTCTGAACATTGCAGACAATCAAACCACACCGTTGCAAGCTCAACAAGCCCAAGATCAAAGCAGCGACATTCAACCACCAATCCCTAACGATAACGCAGGAAAACTTGAGATCACTACCGATGCTATTCCGGAAATTCCAGTCCTTCCACAATCTCTCACCTCCGCTACCGCCGTTCCCACCGCAGAACCCCCTTCAACCACTACTACGACGTCCTCGACCCCCTCAACGCAAGACCATTTCTACGACCCTCTCATCCCTGTCGTCCCCTCCATGATTGCAACTTCAAATCCAATACGCGCCTCCATCACACCAGCAATGTACCCTTCCATCTACTCTAAGGTCGTCATCCAGGGCCTCACGCCCACAGTTCCCATTAACCTCGCCGACATGACTAAGGCCATGGTTCAGGGCTGGAAAGCAGACGGACAGTGgcctccaaagcctcagAACCTAGTACTTGCGAACGACGCCATCGTTCGGCCAAGTAACGCCTCGGCTACTAAGCACCCGGATACGCCTGCGATTCCTGCATCAGCATCGGGTGACAAGAACAGACCGAGTTCGCCCGAGTCGAAGCGCAAGTCGGGAATTGCGAGCACAGTTCGCAAGGTCTTGCATTTCTCGGGGTTTCAGCACCATCCGTTTCATAGGCGTGGCTCTTCGAGCCAGAATATTTCGCATCAGGAGGATCCTGCAGAAGCCGGGGTTGGGGCTGCTGAGGGCTCATCGGTGGGTGCGAATGTTGAGCAGGGAGACAAATAG